The Couchioplanes caeruleus sequence ATCCAGTGACATAACGATTACAAAGGAGTAACATGCATCGATGTGACCTGCATGTATGTCATGCGGTTATGTTTCATGCGCGAAGGGTAGTTGATTATCAACGGCGGTACAGCCGATCTTCAGCGTGTCCACAGCTCGGGCCACTAGCGTCGCGGCATGGACGAGGAAAGGGCACACCGAGTCGTCGAGACACTCCGCGCGCGTAACGTCTTCGCGCACGTGAAGCTGCCGCACGCCGGCATCACCCGCTACGGGATCCGGGTGGTGCTGGCCGACGGCCGCGAGGCGATCTGGGACAACGACGGCACCGCCGGCCTCGAGGCGCAGATCATGCGCAACGGCGTGCTCGTGGGCTTCGTGCCGTCCATTCCGGGCTCGGAGAACTTCGGCGAGGAGCAGATCGTCGAGGCCGTCGCCCGTGCCGACTACGACCAGCCGATCGGCCGCTCCCGGCCCACCGTGGCGACCCGCGGGACCGCCCCCGTCGCGCCGCGGCCGCTGGGCCTGGCCGAGCGGCTGCGCCGGACCTTTCGCGACTGAGCCTTCCCGGCCGGCCCGATCGGGTCAGCCGACGCCGAACCCGACGCTGCGACTGGGCATCGTCCTGCCGGCGCCGTCGATGGCGAAGAGCCGCGTCAGTGACGTCCCGGGCGGCGCGTCAGCCGGATCGAACCAGAAGGCGACGATCGACGGATCGTTGCTCCACCGCACGATCCGTGCGTCGACTGCTTTTCCGCCTGCCATGGCCCTGATCCGGGAGACATCGCCGCCCACGAAGTAGCCGAAGGCGGGAGAGAGGAAGCCGTCCACCTCCATGGCTTCTTGCGGCGAGTGGAAGCCGGGGGCGCGGTCCGAGCCCCGGGTCTCGTTGACCACGACCTCACGCCGCAGGACGCCGTCCGCCGTCCGCCGGCCGGTGGCGAGCCCGAACGTCGTCGTCGACAGCGACTCGTCCTCGATCGGGATGAACCAGAGCAGGATCGGCTCGCCGCCGGTGCTCCGCAGGCCGGTGTCGATCACGTCGCCGAGCACGTCGGGGGAGGACGCGGCGGCGACCGGGCCCGCCGCAGGCTCGGCGCTCCCGTCGCCGGCACGGGCCAGCACCCCGCCGCCGACCAGCAGGGCCAGGACCGTGGTGGCGGAGGCCGCACCCATCGCGAGGCGGCGCCGGCGGCGCAGGCGGCCGCCCTGCGCCATGACCGCGCCGAGGTCGAGGGGACGCGGCTCGAAGTCCGGCGTCGAGTGCATGGCGTCCTTCAGGTCGTCGAGGTCGGTCATCGTGCCGCTCCGGTTTCCAGGCCCTGGCGGGGGGTGGGAATCGAGATCCGGAGCTTGGCCAGCCCCCGAGAGTTGAGGCTCTTGACCGTGCCGAGGGAGAGGTTGAGCTCCCGCGCCACGTCCATTTCGGTGATGTCGAAGAAATGTCGCATGACGACGACGGTGCGTTCGCGCGGCGAGAGGGCCTTGAGTGCCCCGATCAGCCAGCGCCGCCGGGTGACCTCGTCGGCGACGTCGCGAGCGACCGGACGCTCCGGGAGCTCCTCGGTCGCGTACTCGCGCACGGGGCGGCGCCACTGGTCGGTGAGCAGATTCGCGAGGACGGTGCGCGCGTAGGCGTACGGGTCCTTGCGGCGTACCCGTCCCCAGGACGCGTACACCCGGACGAGCGCGGCCTGCGCGGCCTCTTCGGCCTGATGCCGGTCGCCGGTCAGCAGATATGCGGCACGCTGCAGCCGCGCCGAGTTCGCCTGGGCGAACTCGACGAACTCGTCGTCACCTCGTCGGCCTTGTCCCACGACAGTGGAGACGGCCGGGAGCCCCGAAAGGTTGCAATGACTTTGCCGGGGCATCCGCCCCATGATGGTCTCTACTGCCAGACCCTCCGCACCCGCTCGGCCACCGCGGCCGCCTGCGCCCGGCCCGCCTCGGCGGCCGGGGCCCGGCGCGAGGGGGCCAGCGCGTTGCGCCCGATGGCGGCCCGGGCGGCGGCGTCCGGGGTGACCACGGCCGTCCGTACGGCGGGTCCCAACCGTCTCGCCTGCGCGGACGGACGGTCTGCGCGCCGGGCGGCGACGTCGATCGGCGCGACCACCACGACCCGGTCGTAGTCCCGGGCCAGGTCGACATTCGCGGCGGATCGGACGCCACCGTCCACGTAGCGCCGGCCGCCGACCGTCATCGGTGGCCACACCAGCGGCACCGCGCAACTCGCCGCGACCGCGTCGATCAGGGACACCCCGCTGTCCCGGTCGAAGATCTCGACCGCGCCGGTCAGCGCGTCGACGGCCGGCACCAGCAGGCGGGCCGCGGGCCAGTCGTCGCGCCGGACCCGCGCGGCGATGGCCGTGCGCCGCTCGGACTCGGGCACCGTGCGGGCGCGCAGGGCGGCCCGCCCGAGGCGTGCCCGGCCCCGCGTCCGGCCGCCCGGCCAGAGCGCGGCCAGCACGAAGCCGAGCAGCACCCGCGTGCCGACGACCGCGCTGGTGTCCCCGCTGGTGTCGGTGAGCTCGCGGGCGTACAGCTTGTCGAGGGGCGTGGCGCCGGTGAGCTCGGCGGCCACCACCGATCCCGCCGAGGTGCCGACGAACAGGTCGGCGGTGGTCAGGTCGAGCCCGCGTTCCGCGAGGCCGTACAGCAGTCCGATCTCCCATGCGACGCCGGTGACGCCGCCTCCGCCCAGGACGAGTGCCCGCTTCTCCATGCGCCCACTATGCACTCCTCCCGGCGTTTATTGATTTCGGTGTTTTTGTCCGTTGGTTGAGGCGAGGGTCGTTCGAGTTTAGGTGATTGCTTGAATGACAGAGTTGAGTGGAATTGCACCCTAAGTGCCGAACAGGACCGCATACCGGGCCGCCGATCCGGGGTTTCGTCGGCACGCCGCGTCGGTGCGGAACAGGCTCGACTGCACCCCGCCGGCGCCGCAGTCGGAGAAGTACGCCTCGTAGGCCAGATGCGACGCGTGCGCCGCGAACCACTCGTGCATCCAGGCGATGAAGTCCGGGTTCTCCCGGCCCGCGTCCGCCGTCGGCACCACCCCCCACTCGCCCACCGAGAACGGCTTGCCGTGTGCCCGAGCGAAGTTGTACAGCCAGGTCAGCCCCTCGGGAGCGGCCGCCGTACGGTCGAACGCGGCCTTGTCCGGCGACCAGGGATAGTGGTCGTAGTTGTCGATGCCGATGATGTCCACGTACGCGTCGCCGGGATAGCAGTTGGTGCTCAGGCCGCCGCACACGCCGGCCGGGGTGCTGTGTGCGTTGATCGTCCAGTCCAGCAGGACGTCCGGGTTGGTGGCGCGGATGTTGTCCGCCGCCCGCCGGTAACACGCGATCCACGTCTTCGGGTCTCTGGCGAGCCAGGGGGACGTCCGCTCGTTGAACTCCCAGCCCAGCCGGACCACCGAGTCCCCGCGGCCGTGGTGGCGCATCAGTGTGCCGAAGGCCCGCCAGTCGGCGTCGTGCTCGCCGCGGGCGCAGGACTTCAGGTCCTTGCTCGCGCCCTTGGGCACCAGGCCCTGGGAGATCACCAGCATGCCGTCGAAGTCGGCCAGAAGCTCGAAGGTCCAGCCCGTGCCCCGGGTCATCGACTCCCAGGACGTGCGGTCCGTGTAGGTCTGTGTGATCCTGCACGGCCGTCCCCGCGCGGTGCAGAACGAGGTCACGTGCGCGGTGTCGAACCGCGGGTCGCCGTTCACGCCGGACAGGCCGTTGGCTCCGGGCCATGACCCGTCCGTCCGTGGCAGCGCAAGGAGTTGCCGCGCCGACCGGAAATCGCGCACACCGGCGCCGGGCGCGGTGGTCGCGCCGCCCGGAGTGGGCGGGGCGGCGCCCGGCGTGGCCGACGCGGGCGCGCGGGACGCCGGTGCGGCCCCTGGGGGGATCGGGCCCCTGCCCGCCGTCGCCACGCCGACGGCGAGGCCGGTCAGGACGACGAGCGTAGCGAGGGCCGCGGCCACCGTCGACCGGCGGCCGCTCC is a genomic window containing:
- a CDS encoding patatin-like phospholipase family protein, with the translated sequence MEKRALVLGGGGVTGVAWEIGLLYGLAERGLDLTTADLFVGTSAGSVVAAELTGATPLDKLYARELTDTSGDTSAVVGTRVLLGFVLAALWPGGRTRGRARLGRAALRARTVPESERRTAIAARVRRDDWPAARLLVPAVDALTGAVEIFDRDSGVSLIDAVAASCAVPLVWPPMTVGGRRYVDGGVRSAANVDLARDYDRVVVVAPIDVAARRADRPSAQARRLGPAVRTAVVTPDAAARAAIGRNALAPSRRAPAAEAGRAQAAAVAERVRRVWQ
- a CDS encoding glycoside hydrolase family 26 protein, whose product is MAEERWSGRRSTVAAALATLVVLTGLAVGVATAGRGPIPPGAAPASRAPASATPGAAPPTPGGATTAPGAGVRDFRSARQLLALPRTDGSWPGANGLSGVNGDPRFDTAHVTSFCTARGRPCRITQTYTDRTSWESMTRGTGWTFELLADFDGMLVISQGLVPKGASKDLKSCARGEHDADWRAFGTLMRHHGRGDSVVRLGWEFNERTSPWLARDPKTWIACYRRAADNIRATNPDVLLDWTINAHSTPAGVCGGLSTNCYPGDAYVDIIGIDNYDHYPWSPDKAAFDRTAAAPEGLTWLYNFARAHGKPFSVGEWGVVPTADAGRENPDFIAWMHEWFAAHASHLAYEAYFSDCGAGGVQSSLFRTDAACRRNPGSAARYAVLFGT
- a CDS encoding SigE family RNA polymerase sigma factor codes for the protein MPRQSHCNLSGLPAVSTVVGQGRRGDDEFVEFAQANSARLQRAAYLLTGDRHQAEEAAQAALVRVYASWGRVRRKDPYAYARTVLANLLTDQWRRPVREYATEELPERPVARDVADEVTRRRWLIGALKALSPRERTVVVMRHFFDITEMDVARELNLSLGTVKSLNSRGLAKLRISIPTPRQGLETGAAR